A genomic stretch from Arachis stenosperma cultivar V10309 chromosome 3, arast.V10309.gnm1.PFL2, whole genome shotgun sequence includes:
- the LOC130968578 gene encoding probable protein phosphatase 2C 39, translating to MTGREILHKMKEKVLGSSDPDSGKGKSKMSKNITHGFHLVKGRSDHAMEDYLVAQFKQVENNELGLFAIFDGHSGHSVPDYLRSHLFDNIMNEPDFWTDPANAVKRAYSVTDSTILEKSGELGRGGSTAVTAILINCQKLIVANIGDSRAVLSVNGKAKQLSVDHEPNTEWEDIKNRGGFVSNFPGDVPRVDGQLAVSRAFGDKSLKKHLSSDPYVTVELIGDGAEFIILASDGLWKVMSNQEAVDAIKDIKDARSAAKHLTEAAVNRKSSDDISCVVVRFQ from the exons ATGACTGGCAGAGAAATCCTCCACAAGATGAAG GAAAAAGTGTTGGGGTCATCAGATCCTGATTCAGGGAAAGGAAAGAGCAAGATGTCTAAGAACATAACTCATGGCTTCCATTTGGTAAAGGGAAGATCAGATCATGCTATGGAAGACTATCTTGTTGCTCAATTTAAGCAAGTCGAAAATAATGAGTTGGGTTTGTTTGCAATATTTGATGGCCACTCTGGTCACAGTGTACCTGATTACTTGCGGTCTCATTTGTTTGATAACATCATGAATGAG CCTGACTTCTGGACAGACCCTGCTAATGCTGTGAAGAGAGCCTATAGTGTAACTGATTCTACTATTTTGGAGAAATCAGGCGAATTGGGCAGAGGGGGTTCAACTGCTGTTACAGCAATATTGATTAATTGTCAGAAGCTAATAGTGGCCAACATTGGGGACTCTCGGGCTGTCTTATCGGTGAATGGCAAGGCCAAACAACTATCTGTGGATCATGAACCAAACACAGAATGGGAGGACATCAAGAACAGAGGTGGTTTTGTATCTAACTTCCCAG GGGATGTTCCACGGGTTGATGGGCAATTGGCAGTGTCGAGGGCATTTGGTGACAAAAGCCTGAAGAAACACTTGAGCTCTGATCCATATGTGACAGTGGAGCTCATAGGTGATGGTGCAGAGTTTATCATATTAGCCAGTGATGGTTTATGGAAG GTAATGTCAAATCAAGAAGCAGTTGATGCTATCAAAGACATAAAAGATGCTCGGTCTGCAGCAAAACACCTTACTGAAGCAGCAGTTAACAGGAAAAGCTCAGATGATATCTCTTGTGTTGTTGTGAGATTTCAGTGA